The Candidatus Caldatribacterium sp. genome has a window encoding:
- the rpmG gene encoding 50S ribosomal protein L33 codes for MSETITFECTECKRRNYQGSKNKNKKTGRLEFRKYCPFCRKHTLHREVR; via the coding sequence GTGTCCGAAACCATTACCTTTGAATGTACGGAGTGCAAGCGGAGGAATTACCAGGGAAGCAAGAATAAGAATAAGAAAACCGGGCGCCTGGAATTCAGGAAGTACTGTCCTTTCTGCCGAAAGCACACCTTGCACCGCGAGGTTCGTTAA